One window of the Indicator indicator isolate 239-I01 chromosome 13, UM_Iind_1.1, whole genome shotgun sequence genome contains the following:
- the LOC128970802 gene encoding LOW QUALITY PROTEIN: vesicle-associated membrane protein 3-like (The sequence of the model RefSeq protein was modified relative to this genomic sequence to represent the inferred CDS: substituted 1 base at 1 genomic stop codon), whose translation MNLRALRSAPAPTQGPTSAGSAGPPPAANISSNKRLQQTQARVDEVVDIMRMNVDKVLERDQKLSELDNRADALQAGASQFETSAAKLKRKYWWKNCKFISPLEKAKKEDLAQLCSYXPTISVFLC comes from the exons GTCTGCTCCAGCTCCTACACAAGGTCCCACCAGTGCTGGGTCTGCAGGGCCACCTCCTGCTGCCAACATATCAAGCAACAAACGGCTGCAGCAGACACAAGCCCGGGTGGATGAG GTGGTAGACATCATGAGAATGAACGTGGACAAGGTGCTAGAAAGAGACCAGAAACTATCAGAGCTTGACAACCGTGCAGATGCATTGCAAGCAGGTGCCTCACAGTTTGAAACCAGTGCAGCcaaactgaagagaaaatacTGGTGGAAAAATTGCAAG TTTATTTCTCCActtgaaaaagcaaagaaggaagACTTGGCACAACTTTGTTCATATTAACCAACAATATCAGTGTTCCTTTGTTGA